aatttgtaataCTGAGTTTGGGCAAGGGATGACTGTAGGCAAAAATGTTATAACATATTTGTAACTTTAGAGTATACGGTAACTTTAGAATAAATTTACTAAACTATGAAGGTGCTAAAATTGTCTTTGTAATTTCAAGAAGAAAGttacaatttatttcaaactttaatcttacaactttttatttcatttcaaaaatatgactGAAATATTTTAAGATGTACTGATTTACGgtgaaaaattatgataaatgAGACAGCTGCTCTTTTACCGTGCAAATGATTTACGATATTCAAGTCAAAATGTTATAGAGGTAAATGGTGAAAAACACTTTTTATAAAGTAAAACTCatgacacccccccccacccaaTAGTGTAATGGTAGTTGCAACCCTATCACTCCATAGCTCCATGTGAAGGCCAAACCACGAAACTGCAAAGAATGGTGTTGCGCAaaatttttgagtttattgACCTCTTTCATGGGTAATACTTTTGCCTTGGGTGAACATGTAATAGTTTATTAGttgcaaatacaaaattttctaaaaagtgCAAGTGCAATAGTATTTTTTAActgatttgtaaaatataaagtgCATTTTGTATGGTTtcagtaattttgaaataaaagaagAATGTATAGAGAATTGTTTCATGTGTTTCACTTTTTTCTTGCTCCTTTTCGCTTTTTTCGTCGCTGGCGTTTCTCatttggtatttttttcatttgtttcacgatatgttCCTGAAActtggttttgacttttactaatttcttcttctttttctttttcttcttcatttcatttgttgtttgttcaattttttgtctcTTAGCAGGTGGCTCAAAATCCACTGTTTTGTCTAAATCTGATGTGGTGTCCAAATTCAAAGGTATGAAATCTGCTTTTGGTACCGTACTGGAGAAGTCTCCACTAGATTTGTCCAGCTCAGACTGGTTTAAGCCAGTTCCATCATCTCCAGTctgtttctttctctttttcttctttgtcttttttgtttCAACTTTACGTCTCTTGGCAGGTGGCTCTATGTCGCCAGTTGTGTCCAGATTTGACAGGTTTATGTCCTGTTCTGAGGCAGTAGAGTGGTTCCCACTGGATTTGTCAAGTTCAAACTGGTTCAAACCAGTTTCATCTGGTTCAGTCCTGTTCTCATCACTCACATCATTCTTGTTGATCTCATTCTCTGCAGCTACAACTGGTGCCTCTGTCTTGTCACCAAGACTATGCTTACGCTTTGCAGCATCTTTGATGGCTTCAAGTTTCTGGGCTAACACTTCCTGATGTTTTAACCATGGCACTGTTAATGATGGTGCCTTTTCAATCACAAGATCCACAAGGCTGCCGAACACAGACTTGTCTTCGTCCTCAACTTGCTGCAAGACATAAGTAAAACAACAGAAGTGACCTCCACATACTAATAACAATGTACCTCATTCCATTGACAGCTGAACAAATGGAAACTGATTCTTCCAATGCTTATGCCAGACAGAATTGACACTAAGCTTTTGGCTGATCAAGATAATATACAATCTACgggaaatatatatttttcacgCTGTATCAGAggcaatattacaatttaagcATTATTCCTTTAATAACTATAATACTTTCAACGAGTTTCTGCACCTACTTGACCCAATGAGTTCTCTACAATGTCTATCTGATGGAAAGGCACAAACTACACGTACCTCACTGACTAGACTTGCCTCAAGACTGACGGCacagaaatatcaaaactaagtaaattgaagtaaagtgaagcaatattcaaagttcCATAGGTTAAAACCAAAGTCTGTGTGCATGATTGACAATTACAAACATTACCTTGAATCCGATGGCAAGGAGGGAAGTGAATCCTAGTATGGGTGCCAAGGTGTTGCTAAGCGATGACAAACATATCCCTGGTGTCTGACGCGACACACACAGTGGTATGAGGTGAGTTATCAGTAACTCTGGCTTGGCTGATCTGCAGACCATGACCAGTCTTAGCTGAGATCTCTCTAGACCTTTGGTGACTTCATTGATACCAAACAACAGCTGAGATCTGAAAAATTAACACAGAAACTGACCATGTGTGGTTGACAACGCTGCAATTCAAAATCCATGACAGCATGGTAATGCCACATGGTAATATAGTACGTATTATTAGTCATAATTAGCATTTAAATTAATCTTGTTATTAttaaatttatatttacaacatttctgaaataatctCTGAAATAATCTATTTCTGTCATCGAagtataaatgtataaatacGAAACTACACAGGAATCCTGAATGATATGCAGAATCTATGCAAAGTTGGTGCAGTTACAGTATTGCAAACTGTGAACAGCATTGCGCATTAATACCTTAAAATCCCATCCAAATTGGATAGGTAGATAGGCCAAGCACTAAACCCACCTTGATTTATACCCTTGACTTGTAACATGTAAAGCCCAGTAGGGCCAATGAGAAAAGATGTGCGGATTAGTAATTGGAATGTATTCAGACAGGTCTCAAATCACTAGTCACTGATTTGACTTGCATACTGGTTCACAATGGTTCAAATATCTTGTGCATCTCACGTGCAGACATAGGTAGAGGCTAGAATGGTCATTAGCATACACTGAgtatgctgacataattgacAAAACTGCCAATGGACAAGTTAGGTGCTGCTTTTATCTAACTTGACTTGATGACAACATATGAATGATAAGGTATCATTACCGATAGGATGATCATGTTTACTTCTGTTGACTTTTCAACAGGAAAGATTAGTACtgtttttcagtgttttgaaATCTATACATAACATTCCCAGCAACATGTCCTTCATAATAACAGACAATGAAGTTACTACACTTTCCTTCGTCTGCCAGAATAAGAATTGCTAATGGGCGCTGACATTTCAATGATCAAAATAATACTACTTCATTCAAattctttattttattcatgGGAAACTTTCAACAACATGAAAATAACACTAAAAATGTGTACATTTGTGGAAATTACCAAAGAATGAGATACACCTGGAAataatcaacaaaaaatctaaAGAATTCTCTGGCAATGGTCTCTCAAAATGAACAGAATCACATTTCTGTTAGATTTCTGTATAAATCTATAAACTTCTAtagaaatatattgaaatttacaaAGGTTATACTTTCTATTGGACTACTTtctcaacctgttcacccctgttCTGTGTAAACATTACCACTGTCACAATTGATAATAataggtttgggtcaaaccatggtggtgaaagggttaaggtaggtTACAGTACACACCTCAGTTTTGAATACTCTGCCTTCTTTTCACTTTCTGGATCTTTCTTTTCAGCCTGTTCcagtttcttcttcttcttctttacaggtttttttttcttcagcatAGACTCCAAAGGTTGAAACACTCTGGGAATAAAATATCAGCTTATGATTAGTATGACACATTTCTCATTATCTCACTGACCCtatgacatttcaaaaacatgtgacATATTTAAGCTCAAATTAGTAATGGCTTGTGTAATTTTGACACTtacaaaaaataccgcaattatacggtgtatgcaaaagtaaataaggtctgcaactttaggtactggaggtcaactttagcaacataccggtacatagcagagaatgtttcaaccatggatgtacaaaaatagacatccatggtttgagcaggtctgttaatatgtcacagttcacaAACAaggacaggaaatgactaataagctgtttcagttactgccaccactcccacacataataggtaccctgcatacaaataggttaaaggtcaaaaacctcttactcagatgtgtgggctgtttcagttactgccaccactcctgctaatttgcaggatttcccctttttcttacctcatttgcatatttttgacactgacatgttcatttgaacaacgtcacatctcaacccctgcatctacctgtacaccaaatactgagatggtagctttggcggtatgggagcctttgcgtgtgacggacatacatccgcacatacatacccacatacatacagacatacagatgccatcaactcaccatataagctctttttggtatttatataaataccaaatatgagctaaaaaacacCTGTATTCAGACTACACAGTTGATGAGCATTAAAAGTCACTTAATAATCAAATGGAACTTGCGAAAGGTTTGAGCTTCATGTACAAATTGAGCATACTTTTAACCAAACTTCAGCCAGTTATCATAATCTATGACACTGGGTTATAATGACTAAATAAAACTTCATTTACCCTTTGAATGATTGGACTATATATTGTGACAGACTCTGGCTGGTTTCtattacaaaataatttaacaaaagttGATGAGTAGAGTGGCATTGAATAGCTATTTATGATGTCAGCTGTAACTTAAGTCCTACTCCAGTTATTACTACATGTTTTGCCAGAAGGATGATGTACATGGTCAGATATAGTcaaaacattatatatatatatatatagagagagagagagagagagagagagagagaggggggggggaagacagagtgacagagagagacagacagacaagagacagacagacaagagacagacagacagacagacagacacacatacaaaacaagtGGGTAGAGGCCATTGTTTCACAGGAGACTTGAAATGTTGTAGGTTACATATATTATTACAGTTTATGCCGACTGTTTCAGCTGAGATGTTACGTTATATGAGTCAGTACGGTATGATCTTGTAATCTGCCATTTGCTGTATTTGTAACGTTTTCTTCTGTATGTATTGTACACTTCTGAACAAGATATGGGTCAGACCTGCATGTACATATCATTGTGGATTATGGATTTGCATATAGCTTACATAGCTGTAGAGGTCCACTTGTATAAACTGAGTTCACAGTTTTTCCAACAGACCTCTTACTGCTTCTTCAATGCACCCAAACTGTCACCAGAGAAAACCACACTGAATGATGTGAGCAATCTCAGGACCTGCATTAATGTGTCATTCCTGATTCTCTGTAAACAGGTCAACAAGCATCATTGAtagcaatgggtttgggccaaaccaaaATGCACGGTGACCCAATTATTCTCTGAGCTTCATGATGCTGACCTTACCTTTGGATTTCTTTCAATAATACAGCTGTGTCTCCACTCTGTAACTTGGGCCTGCAATAAATTCATATTATGAACAATTACAAGAGTTGTTACACTATGACAGAGAAATTGCATTTTACTGTTCATATATTAGGGTAGAATGCCCCTCTTGGATGCACATTTGGATTCTAAAATTTCTTCAATACatttctgatgtaccacttgtgaggctcattttttaaaagctcttgaattaacaaaaattttcagagtctaagtttttcgaaaatccaaaatttcagTTTCCCTTATAACGTTAACACAAGGATGActgctattttgaatttaaaacattGGTAAATGTCAAGTGATTTGTTTCgtcagtaccaaaatttgaaaaaaaaaaaaaaaaaaaaaaaaaaaaaatatatatatatatatatatatatatatatagagagagagagagagagagagagagagagagagagtgagataAAGAGAAAGAGACTGTATACCGATTAAAATATTCATACACACAATTTCGTACATATGCATACATACTTACacaatcaaaaatataaaatatacatggtAATTAATATGTGCatgctagctgcagtacagttaCTTTAGGTTTTACCAAAGATAGTAAGATGGTGATGGCACATAACCCTAGGCAAAACCTTGAACTACTGTAGTACTACTGtacggttcccagacacttcgcaccaaaaccacttcgcaccataccatctcgtcccataccacttcgcaccaaaaccacttcgcaccaaaacaacctcgtaccaaaaccacttcgcccaaaaGTCATGTTccccaaaccactttgcccgaaacttatcgctaactggtaaagctgaaaatgaCCACCTTCCTGTCATCCTGGGACTGAAATCTTTAAAGTGTACGCATTTCGCGAAATTGACATCGTGcacggcacctgagttgtagcatttgcgtgtttcttttttcttattctatcgtttatggtttcgtttcatgcaacaataaatggttcgtggtagccaaaatgtcctatacattaatgcttccaagttgtagGTAAAACAACCTTATGATACGTCGAAACATCGTTGtttcaggacgagttgacggtactatactttgggcgaagtggttttagtacgatgtgttacttggggcgaagtagggttgggcgaagtagtacctgggacgaggtggttttggtacgaaatggttttgggacgaagttgtgtggggcgaactggtttgggtgcgaagtgtctggaccccctACTGTACTGTAGCTAGTGTGAGCtcacgtgtatgtatgtatgtatacagtgCATTTACGCAGGCACCCATAGCCAGTTTGCTATTTACTTCCAAACTCATGTTTCTTATCAGTGGCACGGTCACTGTTACAGCACAATCATAGAGGGGCCTCTGGTTAGAGCTAGCTTTGAGTGAAGGTTTCCATGTCCCCCAGCGTTACATGGCTGCGTTGGGATGGCATCATAGGAAAACACAGCCACAGTGCAGGAGCAATTCCATACTggagtgcagtacagtacagccaTGTAAAGATTCACCATCACTGATTTTTCCTGATCTACGCTAAAGCATGTCATACTATAGTGTCTATTACTCAATTTACTGAGCTTGGTAccaccacaggcgctccttagctgggtagtctgctaagtagatcgattttcggatcgatctattgatcccgtagtcgatatgcccgccactgcaacctttAGTGAGTATTTAGCTGAACTTACCATGAAATCTTGTACGGCGAGTCTAACGAGTTTTTTACGCCGAATTTCCCTGTTGTCTTATTATTACTCATATCTGTAGTGGACTTGTCAAGAAATCATCGCACACTTGTTTGAATCCTAACCACAGACAGCATGCAGCTCCACCACATTCTACCCATATGCATGGACAGACCATTCATGCGAAGTGCTCGTTCCCGAtgtgtaacctttgacctaccATCAGGTGACTAACCCCTTTCCCGCGCTTCCCGCTTCCGACAAGTTCACAGGTCAAGTATGAAAGCGGTCGGGTGATCGAGAGTCTATGTTTTGCTATTCAAACGAATGTGATTCAAAGCTATCGGGGTCGatctgaagaaaatttgagcCCTTCCATCAAACCAAAGATGCCCAAGGCTGTCAGGAAAAACAGTAAAGCCCCGGTTAAGGAGAATAACCAGTGGGTTTTAATCGTGCCTGGTATGTAtaacatgtacacatacatggCTGGTTATCACTTCAAGTTCGAATCTTACTTTCTCACCCAACTTCTCACTCTAGTGCCGTATGCACGGTGGTTATCGCCTTGGTTTTTGTTAATCGTTGCAACAGCAAGACTGTCTTGGAAGCCCAATGTTTTAAATTCCGTACATTTCGTTGCATAATTTCTTGGAACagccagttatttttattttgcactgctaaggggtggaccatttgatatcctgggacggggggggggaggggggcttggaagattggtggagagccattattttttttcccacttgcttcaccatgaattattttttcctacagggcatatgctggcaactttttttttcactttccttcttcgagatatatgtttttttaccaaatttcggtgcaatgtttgtttgcttggtttttcacacccagtaacaagatgctgttctatcgcacacagactatattcaagaaactaaataaagatatgtaaatacatgtacatttttgattcactttacaaaaacatatttataaaatcatgtacatttatggcatttacttgtcagtgttgtccttacattgaaagtagccgggtaatttaagaaagtagacgggtggactgcgagggagcgaagcgactgagtggcgagtgagcgtagcgaacgagggggggagagcgcgagaggggggtgtcccccctcttgcaaggcgaaaaatgaaattttggagtggaaatggttttctctggtggcatctgaggtgacatttacagactgaaacagtacttttgttgtgtgtcttagacgtggctcacatacaacaaaacaaacaaacatgattttgttttgttggtatTATTATGACatacttatggttttatttgcagtgaagatgtaacatttaatcttaaatcacccgctgtctgctcatttcattgcccatttcccattcttcattaccacatagtagtttccccaaaaccatcaaactcatttttgttaagaaaaacattggtaagataattcactataacagtgttcgcatttacgaataaaacatgcgtatatagaaaactcataacaatgaaaaaatgtgtagagagtcgatccaatgcgtaataatattacgcattggattgagtctctacgcattttttcattgttatgagttttctatacacaaacgataatagtaaaatgtttgcaggctgtctctcttcttgtggtattttgacaaaatccatacattcagatttacacatttctggaaaacactggtgagcaatttcaatttcagcatacttcctctaatcagaaggtcatgtatactgtacaattgttcatattcagttattgttcctcaagcttgaaatggtttatgctttataaaactccagagctactgcttgatttttattgatgctgcagtgtgcatcgaacaattgccaagatttttttttccgagtcgcaatggtccataattgtttttccatcagccacttaaagccagatttttttttcgagcaactccacctggcatctttttttccccccaaatcttccaagcccccccccacgatatcaaatggtccaccctaaGTGCTATCAACATATTGCTATCAACGGCCTTCACACTCACTCCACCAGCACACTGTGTCGTGACATGAACAATAGTGATACCAGTTCGTCTTTCTATCACGATATTGTGTGTGTGACATAAATGTTTAATGCAATTTTGACAGTGATACATTGTTAGATAGGCTGTCGAAATACTGTTTTATCGTTTTATCCTCGGTATCAAGTAAAGATGGAGTACCTAGTTCCTGACAAATGCATCTTCCAGAATTACATTTGATTGAACAGGTGCCCGGCTTGCTCTGTAGCTCTTgccaccatggaggtaaaactCCATGCGCCTACCACTTTCAAGTGTTTGCCAGGTCGTGTTGGGTTACCCTCAGCTGACCTTTCATGACCCCAGGGAAACATTTGGCAAGAGCTTTAGTAATCGGGGAAAAGTTCtctgaaattttaaacaaaaatttactggtacaaaaattatgaaaacagtATTTATAACTTTACTTAAAACATACTAATCATGCTGTGATGTATGCACAATATGTATTTATCAAATTGTTGATATATGTTGATGAAATTGAATAGAAAAACTACAGGATATTTAGTAAATCTTCATCAAATTGTGTAATGTTATCGTTCTCAGAATCTGAAGTCAGTGATGTCAAGGCAAATGAACAAGAACCAAACTTTGTCAAATTAAGACATCCCAAGACTGGTAAGTATTTatctgcatttttttttcaacctcAAGTTGACACTAaaaattttcctcaaaaaatGCTGTATGATCATTCCTTTCTATGAATCAACTTAATTTGCTGTCAGTTTCAGTTTTGTCCAAAACGATTATGGATGTGCACCATAAATCTGTGGTATCAacaatttaagaaaattttacagaagtgacattttgccaTTTATTTGAAGAGATCAAGTTTACAAGGTCTGGCAACATTTTGCCAGAGATAAATCTCCACATCTGTGACATGTGCAAGTTCCTTTGCTCCTGCACAATCCAAAGGTAGAAAACATCTCATAGATTGCACTCAAGACACATCACATCTGCCTTGACACCTGTAGGGGATATAggaattgtcatttttctgagacTGTGACATTCTACTCTGGTTTCTTTTGACAGACCACGGTGCAATGTTCATGTTTACCAATGACAATACCAGTGTATTGGAAGTACTACGCTTTGAAGACGATTACAGATCATGGTTTGTTGGGGAGACAGTGCAAGAAGGTGAGTTCTCCATGTTGTTTGACCATTCCACCTCAAGGCTGGTACCTGTCTGTCGTCTTCAACACGGTGTTACAGGGATATGGGTCAAAGCATTTAGTCAAATAATATCCATCGTGGACATCAAGTAAATTTTTATGTTTAACATCGGTCAAAAGAGTATTTAATGAACATGTGAACTCACTTATAAATTCCACTCAACTTTAAAAATTCCACTAAACTGCTGGCTAAAAATTTGTCCTCAATGGAGACATATCCTTATTGGAGAGGTATTATTTCACATGCATTGTGggaaacacatacaaaacatgtaACAGTGTTTATATTGGTAGACAGCAAGTAGTTTAATATGATTTGATTTTCATGTACGTTGGTTGTGATTATGTTCCACAGGACCTGTTCATACCTGTATGTTCAAACACTCTTTCATTGCCGAGTTTTGGTCATAGCCAAACCTTCATTACATTTCTGTTGGTGAGATTATTGAACCTAATACAACGGAACAAGATTTGAATGTTAACCAGCTTACGTTGTGAAATGATTAAAGTCCATAATCTATTAAATGATGTTATTTGTTTCAAATCTTTTTTAGATGGAAGTCTATACATGACAACCCCTATTGATCCATTATTCCTAGTGCTGCCATATCTAATACGTGCAGATCAGGTAGGTTGCAAGATGAAAACCATTCTTATAAACTTCCTACCaaataacattttgtaaatgcattgtttgagtaaatttttctgaaattccgTACTGTCCATTGCATCTTTTCAAGATAGGTGTATTTTTATTGGCAGATGGCCATCAGAATAATTTATTCTCATCAATGTCCTTGTTTTACGACAAAAGACCCTCTGATTCAGTTTACTTAGAGGATTTTCTCCACAAAATCAATACAGGTAGACATGGAAGGTAGCTGTAGGCCAATGCTAtttgcaaatgatgtcattttcttattgatatgcaaaaataaatatttgtcctcaAATTTGGACTACATTGAATGCTAATCTTTGGGCTTCAAGCATTAGGTAATGTGAAAATGACCATCACATCAGTGTAGAGAAAACTATTACACTGATATAAGATCAGTAGTAAAAGATCCATTGTCGTAGTCAACAAATTTGTACCAGTAAATCATGAGAAGTTGTGTCATGATGTGTTTGCCATCACATTTTCTCTGTTCTGTTACAGAGTGGTATGTTTATGACACTTGATCAGATTGTTTCTGATGAAGATTACCCACAATGCAGCAGGATtgttgactgcacagaaattgcCAATTTGAATCACATAGCTGATTGGAAaggtaatttcaaaaaattaaatttatccaAGCTAATAATAAATTCTCAACACaattttgattattgtgatcATAAAATCTTTTGTGAGGTTTTCCAATTTGTTACATTTATTTGTTGGATGAATCTGTGAGTAAATACAGCAAATGAATCCATCTTATAAATTATTAGTGATTGGGTGATATCTTCCAACAATAAAATCACAAATTATAAGTGAAAGTTGACTAAATTTGTGGCTGATTTTCCCACCCCTAACCTGTGCACCCCTAATATCCTGTAAACACGTCCACACTTACCATTTACAGCAATGCgtttaggccaaaccatagtggtgaaatgGGTAAAAGTTAAATAGAAAATCAGTctcagaaaaaattgaaacaccATTTATGACAA
Above is a window of Ptychodera flava strain L36383 chromosome 19, AS_Pfla_20210202, whole genome shotgun sequence DNA encoding:
- the LOC139118422 gene encoding ribonuclease P protein subunit p38-like encodes the protein MSNNKTTGKFGVKNSLDSPYKISWPKLQSGDTAVLLKEIQRVFQPLESMLKKKKPVKKKKKKLEQAEKKDPESEKKAEYSKLRSQLLFGINEVTKGLERSQLRLVMVCRSAKPELLITHLIPLCVSRQTPGICLSSLSNTLAPILGFTSLLAIGFKQVEDEDKSVFGSLVDLVIEKAPSLTVPWLKHQEVLAQKLEAIKDAAKRKHSLGDKTEAPVVAAENEINKNDVSDENRTEPDETGLNQFELDKSSGNHSTASEQDINLSNLDTTGDIEPPAKRRKVETKKTKKKKRKKQTGDDGTGLNQSELDKSSGDFSSTVPKADFIPLNLDTTSDLDKTVDFEPPAKRQKIEQTTNEMKKKKKKKKKLVKVKTKFQEHIVKQMKKIPNEKRQRRKKRKGARKK